A stretch of the Vigna radiata var. radiata cultivar VC1973A chromosome 7, Vradiata_ver6, whole genome shotgun sequence genome encodes the following:
- the LOC106767337 gene encoding uncharacterized protein LOC106767337 isoform X2, translating into MVSDQDIAKGVESLLRHSDPNSITTVNAVVQQLEAKLGLDLSHKAAFIRDQIDLLLRSHPPRAFLPHPPPPLHKDYFAPLPQHHFPTTHFPSHFALHDEINFQHPNPPPPSKVDSFPENAATVASPQAPKVSVQTGGKRRGGAGGLNKVCGVSPELQAVVGEPALPRTEIVRQLWAYIKKNNLQDPGNKRKIICDDALRLVFETDCTDMFKMNQLLAKHIIPLGPSKQSQAKRVKVDVETKIECAEPASSTVVISEALAKFLGTEGKEMQQSEAIRRVWEYIKHHHLEDPLNAMVILCDAKLQELLGCESISALGIPEMLVRHHLYKQPDTHVSA; encoded by the exons atGGTGTCCGACCAGGATATAGCAAAAGGGGTCGAGTCTTTACTGCGTCACTCTGACCCCAACTCCATAACCACTGTAAACGCCGTCGTTCAGCAGCTCGAGGCTAAACTAGGGTTAGACCTCTCTCACAAGGCCGCTTTCATCCGCGACCAGATCGACCTTCTTCTCCGCTCTCACCCACCGCGTGCATTTCTtcctcatcctcctcctcctctccaCAAAGACTACTTCGCCCCTCTCCCCCAACACCACTTCCCAACCACTCACTTTCCTTCCCATTTTGCCCTCCATGACGAGATCAACTTCCAGCACCCCAACCCTCCTCCGCCCTCCAAAGTTGATTCCTTTCCTGAAAATGCTGCCACTGTTGCCTCACCTCAAGCGCCCAAAGTAAG TGTTCAAACTGGAGGCAAAAGAAGAGGTGGTGCTGGTGGTCTAAACAAAGTTTGTGGTGTTTCTCCTGAGCTTCAGGCAGTTGTTGGTGAGCCTGCATTGCCAAGAACTGAG ATTGTGAGGCAGCTTTGGGCgtatataaagaaaaacaacctCCAGGATCCTGGTAACAAAAGGAAGATAATTTGTGATGATGCACTGCGTTTGGTATTTGAGACAGACTGCACTGACATGTTCAAGATGAATCAGTTGCTAGCTAAACACATCATCCCACTTGGTCCCTCGA AGCAGTCACAAGCTAAGCGAGTGAAGGTGGACgttgaaactaaaattgaatGTGCCGAACCTGCTTCATCCACCGTCGTAATATCTGAAGCACTTGCCAAATTTTTGGGTACTGAAGGAAAAGAGATGCAACAGTCTGAAGCCATAAGACGTGTTTGGGAGTACATCAAACATCACCATTTGGag GACCCTTTAAACGCAATGGTGATATTATGTGATGCAAAGCTTCAAGAACTACTTGGGTGTGAAAGCATTTCTGCTCTAGGAATACCAGAGATGTTAGTGCGCCATCATCTATATAAACAGCCAGACACCCACGTAAG
- the LOC106767337 gene encoding uncharacterized protein LOC106767337 isoform X1, whose amino-acid sequence MVSDQDIAKGVESLLRHSDPNSITTVNAVVQQLEAKLGLDLSHKAAFIRDQIDLLLRSHPPRAFLPHPPPPLHKDYFAPLPQHHFPTTHFPSHFALHDEINFQHPNPPPPSKVDSFPENAATVASPQAPKVSVQTGGKRRGGAGGLNKVCGVSPELQAVVGEPALPRTEIVRQLWAYIKKNNLQDPGNKRKIICDDALRLVFETDCTDMFKMNQLLAKHIIPLGPSKQSQAKRVKVDVETKIECAEPASSTVVISEALAKFLGTEGKEMQQSEAIRRVWEYIKHHHLEDPLNAMVILCDAKLQELLGCESISALGIPEMLVRHHLYKQPDTHRMNRREA is encoded by the exons atGGTGTCCGACCAGGATATAGCAAAAGGGGTCGAGTCTTTACTGCGTCACTCTGACCCCAACTCCATAACCACTGTAAACGCCGTCGTTCAGCAGCTCGAGGCTAAACTAGGGTTAGACCTCTCTCACAAGGCCGCTTTCATCCGCGACCAGATCGACCTTCTTCTCCGCTCTCACCCACCGCGTGCATTTCTtcctcatcctcctcctcctctccaCAAAGACTACTTCGCCCCTCTCCCCCAACACCACTTCCCAACCACTCACTTTCCTTCCCATTTTGCCCTCCATGACGAGATCAACTTCCAGCACCCCAACCCTCCTCCGCCCTCCAAAGTTGATTCCTTTCCTGAAAATGCTGCCACTGTTGCCTCACCTCAAGCGCCCAAAGTAAG TGTTCAAACTGGAGGCAAAAGAAGAGGTGGTGCTGGTGGTCTAAACAAAGTTTGTGGTGTTTCTCCTGAGCTTCAGGCAGTTGTTGGTGAGCCTGCATTGCCAAGAACTGAG ATTGTGAGGCAGCTTTGGGCgtatataaagaaaaacaacctCCAGGATCCTGGTAACAAAAGGAAGATAATTTGTGATGATGCACTGCGTTTGGTATTTGAGACAGACTGCACTGACATGTTCAAGATGAATCAGTTGCTAGCTAAACACATCATCCCACTTGGTCCCTCGA AGCAGTCACAAGCTAAGCGAGTGAAGGTGGACgttgaaactaaaattgaatGTGCCGAACCTGCTTCATCCACCGTCGTAATATCTGAAGCACTTGCCAAATTTTTGGGTACTGAAGGAAAAGAGATGCAACAGTCTGAAGCCATAAGACGTGTTTGGGAGTACATCAAACATCACCATTTGGag GACCCTTTAAACGCAATGGTGATATTATGTGATGCAAAGCTTCAAGAACTACTTGGGTGTGAAAGCATTTCTGCTCTAGGAATACCAGAGATGTTAGTGCGCCATCATCTATATAAACAGCCAGACACCCAC